In Maledivibacter sp., the sequence ACCCATTTTACTTCTAACTCTCTTAAATACATCATTTTTCTTAAAATCAGGTAACTTCATTCTAATCACCATTTTTCTCTTTATATTGTTCTATTATTTCAGATATAATTTTATCAGCATTTGTTCTGATTTTAAATTCAACACGCCTAGATTTTTCCATGTCCTCTTCCCCGTTTTCATTAAAATATCTATGACTATATGACATTCCATTAGCTGTCAAATGTTCAATTAGCCAATCTTGACAATAATTCGTTTTTTCTAAATTCATTACATATTGTAGTACATTTCTTGTTCTTTCCTGAGATAGCTTCATATTATTAAAATAAGAATCCAATTCATTATTGCTACCAGTCCACTCACTTGATGTATATCCTTCTATTCTTATTTCTTCAATATTTAACTTATATTTACTATGGATAACATTTATATATCTTGGAAAAAAATTTTCAAGTATATTTCTAAATTCTTTATTTAAACTCGCTTTTCCCTTTTGAAAAAACACCTCTGGTTCTTGAAATCTTACCGACAAATCTTTTGGGTCTATAACTACATTCCAATTTTTTAGATCATCTTTAAATTCATCATATAAATCTTCATATATTTGAACTCTTATAGTGCTATATGTATTAAGAATCTGTTTTATAGCTTCTTGTTCATTTTCAATTGTTTCTTTTTCATAAAAAATTAAATCTTTTTCCTCATTTATTTTTATCATAAAGGAAATGGCTATAAATAAAAATATTATCATTAATCCTGACATTAAATCAGATATTGAAGCCCAAAGACTTTCATCCAAGTTATCATGAGATCTATTTTTTAAGAGCTTCATTTTACATAACTCCTTCTGATATTCTAACTATTTCTCTTAATTTTTCCGCTAATGGTGTATAGTCCTCTGCAAATTTATTAGAAATAGTAGCTAATTGTTCTCCAAGAGTTCTTAACGATTTACTTAACTCGTCTTTAAGTGTTTCATCTAATTGCTCTACTTTATTCTTAAATATCTCCTCCATTTGTTCAACAATAGTTGTTAATTGTACAGAAATATTTTTTGTAACGTCTGTTACTCCTTGATTCATTTCATTTACGGTCTTAACGACACTATTATTTATCTTGTTAGAAGTATCTTTCATTAAATTGCATTGTGATTTGAATACTTCTTGATTTAATTCAAGTGTTGTAGCCACTTCATTTGAAAACTGTGTTAAAGTTGTATTAAATCTATTAGTGGTATCTTGGATACATTTATTTATTTCTGGAACTGTTATTTTTAATTCATTAGTGATATTAGCTAGAGTAGACGTGCATTCTTTAATATCAGACTGATTACTTTTTACTGCTTCAAGAACAGGTATTAATTCCTGAGATAAACTTATCATTACATTAGCTCTTTCTGCTATACAGCTCATTGAGCTTTCAACATTTTTTATTCCATCTATTGTTATTTTTAGTTGATCAGTAGTTTGCTCTATATGTATTTTATAGTTCTCTTGCCATTCCAATAATTTCCCAACAGCTCTATTTAGTTCTTTAAAATTTTCTCCAAACTGTTCATTGATCTTGGTATTAAAATCTCTTATTACTTCTTTTAATGCTTCAATCAATGACTTGGAGTTTTGTTCAGCCATCGTTTCTGCAAATGCTTTAAATTGACTAATAAGTTCATCCTGTTTTCTGTTTAAATCTGTATTTAGTAATTTTATCTCTCTTGTTGTTTCTTCTTGTTTAGCTAAGTTTCTTTTTTCTTTTTCATCCATTCTTCTAAACATTTCTTCATGGCTTTCAATGATTGACGAGCTTATTATCTTAAGCTCTTTTAAAATTAATGGACCTATATCGTCTTCATCATTTTCAACATCTAAGTTTGAAGGCTTTATTATTTTCATACCAATTGATGAAAACATACCTATTACCGATGTAAAGAATGCTGTTTTCATACCCGTTAATAGATCAACCACACTAGTATCCATATCATTAGCATTAAACTTAAAAAGTGCATAAGTTATT encodes:
- a CDS encoding OmpA family protein; its protein translation is MKLLKNRSHDNLDESLWASISDLMSGLMIIFLFIAISFMIKINEEKDLIFYEKETIENEQEAIKQILNTYSTIRVQIYEDLYDEFKDDLKNWNVVIDPKDLSVRFQEPEVFFQKGKASLNKEFRNILENFFPRYINVIHSKYKLNIEEIRIEGYTSSEWTGSNNELDSYFNNMKLSQERTRNVLQYVMNLEKTNYCQDWLIEHLTANGMSYSHRYFNENGEEDMEKSRRVEFKIRTNADKIISEIIEQYKEKNGD